In the Dehalococcoidia bacterium genome, one interval contains:
- a CDS encoding response regulator transcription factor — protein sequence MVTAIRAAESVSSPTSALCRVFLVRGDTLAWLGLRSLLADLPTVAVMGEATTAADALCMAPALAPDVIVLPGAVAGVAAPIVITRLRERCPTACFVILLDQLDPQTLVALGEAAVAACVLLSEVTPALLGRVLAAAGTGSDDSHKLWSRAVLTAFAAAHGPREESAAPRTAPLTPQQRRVLVLIAGGLSDQQTAARLDLSASTVASHIHELSARIGAANRFQIGWLAHELGLVSREEMLRALADRLTARIG from the coding sequence GTGGTCACTGCCATCCGCGCCGCCGAGTCCGTTAGCTCGCCAACATCGGCGCTGTGCCGCGTGTTCCTGGTCCGGGGCGACACGCTTGCCTGGCTGGGTCTGCGCAGCCTGCTCGCTGACCTGCCCACGGTCGCGGTGATGGGCGAAGCCACGACGGCGGCGGACGCGCTTTGCATGGCGCCGGCGCTGGCGCCTGACGTGATCGTGCTCCCCGGCGCCGTTGCCGGTGTGGCCGCTCCGATCGTGATCACGCGGCTGCGCGAGCGCTGTCCCACGGCGTGCTTCGTCATCCTCCTCGACCAGCTTGATCCTCAGACGCTGGTTGCCCTGGGCGAGGCGGCGGTCGCGGCCTGTGTGCTGCTGAGCGAAGTGACGCCGGCCCTGCTGGGCCGCGTTCTGGCCGCTGCCGGCACCGGCAGCGACGACTCCCATAAGCTTTGGAGCCGCGCGGTGCTCACAGCGTTCGCCGCCGCGCACGGACCGCGTGAGGAGAGCGCCGCGCCGCGCACAGCGCCGCTCACACCACAGCAGCGACGGGTGCTGGTGCTGATCGCCGGCGGCCTGAGCGACCAGCAAACGGCTGCCCGGCTCGATCTCAGCGCGAGCACTGTCGCGAGCCATATCCACGAGCTGAGCGCCCGTATCGGCGCCGCCAACCGCTTCCAGATCGGCTGGCTGGCGCACGAGCTGGGGCTCGTCTCGCGTGAGGAAATGCTCCGTGCCCTTGCTGACCGGCTGACCGCCCGCATCGGCTAG